From the genome of Salvia splendens isolate huo1 chromosome 7, SspV2, whole genome shotgun sequence:
GTGCTATAAGTGATTTTTTCACCATTGTCACTATGATTGTAAACACATGTGGAACATCTTATAAAAGGAGAGACAAACTACGACAAGCTGAGCATGAGAAAATTGTTAAATCTCTAGAAAGTGAAGAGATTAAAAGTGGAAGAGGTTTAAATCAAGAGATGAGTTTAAGGCGGCCGGGTGACACTCGATGGGGATCACACTTCACTACTTTGCTTCGTCTAAAAGGTATGTGGTCATCGATAATTGAAGTGCTTGAACATGTGTATGAAGATGGTACTAATCCAGATAATAGAGGTATATCAAAAACATTGAGTATGAGGCTTGGAAGCTATGACTTTGTATTTATTTTACACTTGATGGTAGAGTTGCTTGGGTCAACAAATGATTTGTCAAAAGTTTTGCAACTTTGGGATCAAAATATAGTTCAAGCTATATCTTTGATTGATACAACTAAAAGGACTTTGCAAGACTTTCGGGAGAATGGATGGAACCAATTCTTGAGACAAGTTGAAGAGTTTTGTGTGACTAATTCCATTGATGTCATCAATATGGATGATACCGTCAAGTTTGGTGTGCGAATGAAGCGAGGGGAACGCGTTACAAATTATCATCATTACAAGGTGGAGGTTTATTGTCTGGTatgatatctattttatttcttagttatgattattattaaatatttcattgTATTCTAATTTCGTACTACTTATAATTATTAGGTTCTTGATTTAGTTATGCAAGAGATGGAAAATCGTTTCCCAGAAACAAATACAGAATTGCTTATTTGCATGAATTGCCTTAGTCTAAGAAACTCCTTTGCTAGCTTCAATATCGACAAGTTGGTCCGTCTCGCAGAATTTTATCCGGATGACTTCTCGTGCACTGAATGTATGACTCTTCCCTATCAACTTAAAACTTATATCAGTGATATAGTTGATAAAGTCGAGTTCTCCAATATTGAAGATTTGGGAAATCTTGCAAAGATTTTGGTCGCTACCACAAGAGATAAGGCTTTTCCCTTGGTATACCGTTTGATTGAGTTGACTCTGATCCTCCCTGTTGCGACCGCTTCTGTTGAGAGAGTATTTTCTTCGATGAAATTTATCAAGACTGATTTGCGAAACAGAATGGGAGATGGTGGGATGAATGATATCTTAGTTGTATATACTTAGAGGGAAATTtttaacaaaattgaaaatgaggccATTCTTCGACGGTTTCAAGAAATGGCGTCACGTCGAAAACAATTATCATCTAGAGCCTCATAAAAATTGTAAAGACgttatttttaaattgaaattattattattattattattattattattattatatttttttaagatttgaGCACCGGCTTATTTGAAAGTCTAGTTCCGTCCCTGGATCTTCCTAACAATCCGTTGGATGATATTGTTGATCAGGTAACTTCAATATTCATTCAGTACAGAACAGAATTCCTTTCTAGACACCTTATTCTATGCCTGTGTGATATTGGAGCAGCTTGGAGGTCCTGATAAAGTAGCAGAAATCACAGGGCGACGTGGCATGCTAGACGGAAAAGGTGTTACTTATCAGGCACAGAACACGTGAGTTGGGACATGTCCCTATATCATCATTTTGAGTTGCGTTTGTAGTTGCTAACTCACATGCTGTGTGTTGTAGGAAAGATGTGACCATGGAAATGGTCAATATGCATGAAAAACAGCTCTTCATGAGTGGTAAAAACTTGTAGCTATTATATCTGAGGCTGGATCTGCTGGTGTTTCTTTGCAGGCAGATAGAAGAGCAGTCAATCAGATATCGTAattgaaatgtgttttttttcctAGTTGTTTTTGTGGTTATGCCTTAGGATCATTTTTAGTCCATCTATGTTGAATCATTTTGTTCTGGTAACAGAGAAGAAGAGTTCATCTGACCCTTGAACTACCTTGGAGTGCTGATAGAGCAATTCAACAATTTGGAAGGACTCACAGATCAAACCAAACTTCTGCAccggaatacaggtggtcatgAATTTCTGGCTTGACAAAAAGACCTTCTGACAATTGTTGCAGCAATATGTGAAAACTATGTCTCGCACTTGAATAAAAAGTGGCAATAATAAATTCTACCCACTTGAAAGTGTGAAGAAAGAAAAATCCATTTGTTTGAGATATATGggcaaactcaatcataaacatgatcaaatactaatatttgagatatttcatgaaattttaatgcatgttttagaaatttaaatattttttaagtgaatttgaagttttaaatttatttatcaattattatattaataaaaattcaatatataatttgtatatttaatataaaattgaaagttatttttgtagttatctatattctaaaattaatcaatgaagtatCGAATTAggaataaaaaatagaataatagaaattttatcgggttttcgggctagtccatcgggttttcgggtctagccctaacgggtcgcgggttaatcgggtgcgggctaatcgggttttaattttatcggtctAGAAATTTCcggccctaaccctataaatttggcgggctattcgggcctacccacgggttgcgggctacattgacatccatAGCCATTTCTCCATCTTCCTTTTGAATTAAAATGCAACAAGCTATTGTGCTAAAGTGATTGGATTTTATGGACCATTCTTGTTGAACCGAGCTAATGATTAATGTAGTAATGTACACAATAGAAGGCAAGGACCCAAATACCCGATATAATCTTACCAGTTCCATAACCATTACATATTAGTAGTACTTATCAacttaaaatgataaataaaaagaTGGAGTAGTACAGTGTTTCAATGAGTATTAGAATTATGTTTGTGTTGTCAGTCATGAAAAAGTTTCGTTGCTTGGAGTttctaagagcacccgcaacgcggtgccgtcgccgttcctatgccgttccggaggaacggtttcgcggcggcacgcgttgcagcgtgcgttccgtcgccattccgtgccgccaccgttcccatgccgtgccgcgtttcgttcctccggaacgcggaacgaaacgttccgccacgcgccgaggcgacgtggcggactcccattcgacgcgtgaagcccactcgctgccccgcgagtgggcttcgtcccgatgacgcaataattcattttttttaaaaaaaatttcgaatttaataaaaaaaaaataaaatttttttttattaacggtaatgagaccgttaattttatagccgtttggtttttttttattatttatttatttactctataaatactcctatttcatactcatttcaatcacaaacacacatctatttctctctatttccaccccaattttcatctcaaatcaactctattttccttctcccaaatttaatcaaactaatggatccttatgaacaaatgcgtcaaatattggaacaatcacttgaagaagatcgacgacgggaggcggaagaagccgctccgccccaacgtcgctcccgtacgtacatccatcgtaaccgggaggaagccgccgcaaggttagtacgcgactacttctgcgataacccggtttggggagatacgtacttccgccgcaattgtgtgctttttatttttttaagtttaagttgtaactttgttttaatgttgtgtgttttttaataaaatgtgtttgtttttttaattgaattgagttgaaattaaaaaaaaatgaaattgaatgaatagtaatttaaggaacggttaaggaacggttaaggaacgagggttgcaggttccgttccttagttaaggaatggagtaaaaaagtacagtggggccctcaaatagtggtttaaggaacggtttaggaacggtataggaacagcgttgtggatggcctaagagaATATCCTGATACCTCGGTGTTGAAAATACTTTAaatgaatcatttttttttatattaagagGAGTCGTCAATATCAATTAGGTAGAAGATGTGAAATTCTGTATCAAAAATTTATGAAGACCTAACCTAAAATGAAATTAACAACTCTAGTATCAAAATATGATTCACTCATGTCACACATGAGCTCTGAGGTAAGCCTGATGTAATGATAAAATTATTGAGCTTGGAGGCAAGCCTTGtgtattaataaataatatggCATACTATAAATTGCTTAACATCTTACGGTCCACAAATGTTCAAATTGACAGATCTGAATGCGAGAACTTAGtaaattaattttctattttaggctGCTTTTCACAAATGTTGGTGGCGAACGACGTTTTGCTTCCATTGTTGCAAAGAGACTTCAATCTCTTGGAGCATTGACACAGGGAGACCGAAGGTACATTTCAGTTTCTTCTTACCTGCCCTCACCAGTTGTGCTTACATCATCTTATATTGCAGAGCTGGACCATCTCTCAGTCCTTACAATTATGATAGTGCATTTGGAAAGAAGGCCTTAATGAATTTGTACAAGGGACTCATGGAACTGGTACTAATCTGGATGATTTTTATACTGTAATGAAACTGTCAAACGAAAATTTTTACTTTGATGAAGTGCTTATACTCATTGTTTTGAATCGTCAGGAACCTTTTGCCATTGTTCCACCAGGATGTTCATGTGAAAATCCTGAAACAACAGAAGAATTCGTTACAGAAGGAAGAGCTGCTCTTCATTCTGTTGGGATTATTAGAGATCTAGTTCCTGGTAATAGCTTAGCATATAAATGTATTCATGAGCCTTTTTTTACTATTGTTTAACTTTCTATTTTGTCCCTCTATTTCATTTATTCATCCTCGTATAGATGCTGACTTTTAGAAGgtagtttaattaaatatagCTCTCATCTAAGAGGAGTGCTTACATCCTGTTTTTTCATAGCCCAAATTGACATTATCCACTAATGCTTGTAGGTAATGAGAAGGAAGGTGGAAAGGTTTCTGGCCGTATAGTTGATTCAGACATGAATAATGTTGGGCGTTTCCTGAACCGACTTTTGGGGCTTCCTCCAGGGATTCAAAATAGGTTTTGGCTGTGGGTTTGACCAGTGCTACCATTTCAGGTTGTTTGAGGGTCGCCAATAACAGTAGACGCTAATGGTATTGCAGGCTGTTCGAGTTATTTGTTGGAATTTTTGACCCTCTTATTCAGAGGGCACGTATTGAAGGGCATCTGGATTCTGGTATTGTTGATGTGAAGGCTAACACAATAGAGTTGCAGGGAGCACCAAAGGTTGCTATACTCAGTGAATTTGTGGGTTTAACATTATAACCAGTTCTTAACACTCATTTTTTCAGACTGTTCATGTTGACAATATGTCCGGGGCATCCACTGTGTTGTTTACTTACACTCTGGATCTAGGAATGACATGGGAGGTATtttaaattacataaaaaacaaaatccaaacagataaactttatttttttgtaaaagcTCGTGTatgtttaatttgttttctatGGGCTGCTTCCTCATTGTTTGAGGAAAAGCAAAAGGATGATGCCGGATCGAGTAACAGTGGATTTTATGAATCAAGGAGAGAATGGATGGGAAAACGCCATTATCTTTTAGCAGTGGAAGACATACATTTACATAGCGAATATGATTGTGTTATACAACTAAAGAATTTCTGTGACTAAATGTGCTTGCTTAAAGTCAGGCACACTCCCCAATAATATAATGCCTTCACCTGTCAACATTGTGATGCATCTTATTGGTGCTAGCAAATAAACTGGAGTTGCATTGGTCACTGGGACAAGTTTTAGAACACTggttattttaaataattataaatttaactaTATTTGAAAGTAATTTATTTAAACAATTTCAATCTGTCTAGAATTGTTAGAGTTTATTAACtattaattttaactaataTATGGAGTATCTATTTTTCAAAACGATCTCCTATGACGCCCTACTTTCTTTTGTGGTGCCCTGTTTAAGAACATGCAAGTACCAGAAATGGGCTCATATCCTGCTAGTTAACGGTATTAGATGCACCTTTGTAAATATAAGTATATGCACAACGTGCATAATGAATGTCCACTTTTAGTATACAGCAAGTACCAGAAGTAGGCTCATATCCATCTAATACTTATTTGTGTCTAATTTTTGTTGTCTACGTTTCAGATCTGATTCTGGAGTGTACAAAATTTTCCGGCCTAACCTTGGGGAGTCTATAAGCTGCAAAGACATTCCAACCCAGAACTTCACTTGATTTTCCTGATTAGTATCTCTTCTAGGCTTCTGAGATCACTTCAAATATCCAGGGAAATGACTCTAACAGAACTAAAAGAAAAATTTAGAAAACTTTCAGCTCTTGAGAAAGCTCGTAAAGGCTGGGAAGGTAAATATGGAGTTTCATCGAAGCAGGTAACTATGATCACATAAGTTATTGAACCATGTGTCTTTTCAGTGTTTTATAAGAATCCACAATGACTTTGATTTTGTTTTAGAATATGAGTCTCCCACATCAGTTGTGTGATATAGTCTAGCTTAGTCTCTTATACTACAATATATATGTGACCTATGTTGAGTAATGACATACACCTACTCCTCttctctactatgtctatatACTTCTCCACATATATCTATAGTTTATTGTTTGAACTTAATACAATGTGTAAATAATTTTTTGCCTTTTATGGTGTTGAGGCATGTGCCTCATCTATGATAACATGGTTATGTCATTTAGAAACATGAGTGCATGTACTTACTAGAATTAAATTAAACTACATTTGATGCGACCTAAATGGGATCTATCACTGGGAGAAAATCACAGTAGGTGAGATAATAGGAACTTCCAGGGCTCCAGCCTCCTGTCAACATATAGTTTTCTAAACGTGACAATAGGAAGTTTGCCATATATGAAAGCAGCATTTAGGAGTTCAGTGGTTCTTGTGTTAATAGTTTGATCCTTCGTACAGCGTGTGAATGGCAACTGTTATACTTGGAACTTTTCATAGTGCTGCGCTAAAATTAAACATAATGTAACTAGAAGATATGGAGGCATTCAGTCAAAACAGTTGTGTAGCAAAGAATGGGGGTTTAGAATGGACTATGGAGGATGTTCTGCCCTAGTTATACATGGAtcagataaataaaatataggtGTCTTAACATAGTACATTTATATTGATCTTGTTGTTCTCTATGGACATCTGATACGCCTGAAAATAACATGGACGATAACTGCTGTAATCTGTGTTAGTAATTACTGCTAAACCTCTCCACCTCTCAAATTATTAAAACCCCTCTGGCCCTGCCATGCACCAAcacaatattaataaaaatctgATAGTATTTGGAAATAAAAGTTGTGCATAACACATCATAAAGGCTTCATTTATAATTTTACTTGTGGTTTATGATATACTATCTGTTTTGCTGTTGCATTTTGAGAATTGAGTTGCTAACAGCTTATTGAGTTTTCACATGCAGTGCATGCACGGTCCCAACTGTAAATTGGGTAGCTTCTGCAGTACAGGCAGGAGGTTACAGGAAGTGAATATTTTGGGTGGCCTCATTCTTCCTGTTAGGGGCACTGTTGAGAAGGCACTCTCCAAGCAGGCCActccattatttttttctttatttaatgtATGATTTCATGGTGTACATGCATAGATTAATATTGTAATCCAGCTAAATGAAATGATTCAAATGATTGTTAAGTAAAGACATGGTTCCTTGTGGTGATTCTCTTAGGCCTTCAAGACACAACTCTACTTTATATAGGTCCTCAACATTTCTGATGCCTATTGGAAATGTTGATTAAGTTAGCTGTTTCTTTAATTGACACATTGATTCCTCTTCACAGGTTCGTCAAAGTCATAAAAGAATCCGGGCTGTGCGTATAGAGACAACTTCTGACACTCAGCGAATTGTTGGATTGCTCATTCCAATTGCAGCTGTTCCAACAGTTTTGCAAGGTCCCTCTCTTTCTCTGGTTATGGCCTTGTAGATTTAATCGTATCATGAACTATGAGTCATTGAGATTAGAATAATATTTACAAAGTTGATATTTTAGCAGATCTGGCCTGGGTTCTCGAAATTGATGACGATTGAGATTTGCAAGGGCTCAACCCTGTTTTGCCACTTTTTTGGACGAGCCGTTTTGGTTTGTGCTACCAAGATGGGCAGATTTAGGATATGATGATCCCGAACAATGTTTTGGCAAAGCCATATTTGATTGGCAGTGAAAGTTACGCCCACATTTTTGAGCTTTTTTGGTGCGATCTCACATTGTTCATATCCCAATTTTTGAGACCCCATTGGATCTGTTTTTGTTGTACATTATTATGAATACCATTCATGTAATACAAATCCCATTGCTCCTCGTTGCAGTTCAATCACAACGCTGACTGCTAATATTGAAGACTTATTGCACATTCAAACTCACAAAAAGCATCACAAGCAGACCAACTGAAAATATCTTCAAAGCAGGCATTAACAACAAATGCAATTGGCCTCAGAGAAACTGTATAACAATCTTATAATCATCAGCAGATAAAAGGAGCATCAACATGTTGATCGCTGCAGTATAATCCGGGGCGTTGAGTGTAGCCCTGTTTCTGCAGAAGGCGCCTAGCCTTGGTGACGAGTTCTTGGTTGCTCACGCTGCCATCGGATTCAGCGAGAATAGTCTGAATGGCATTACTGAGAGCGCCATAAGCTTTGCTTGCGTCGCCTGCAGGTGTGGCATCGGCTGATGTCTGGTCACTCTGGCAGCCGCTGATCAGAATGCCCATATCCGGCAGTCCTTTCTGGGTTGTTCCAGCATAAGCCTCCTTCTTGCTTCCAACATGCGTTGCCAAAGCAGGTTCAGCGTAGCTCTCATCGTTGTCTTGAAGCTTCTGCTGCAGAAATTGCTGCGCTAGCCCTCCAACCATTCCTAAAAATCCCCCTGCTTCCCCTCCATCATTGCCCCCTTTTATTTTGCCAAATATGAAATTCATGAACTTCTTGACCTTGGGGCTGGCATCTTCCCCGAAGACGTCGAACAGCGTGGGCCGCAGCTTGCCAACATCTATATCTTCCTTGCCGGTTTTCTGCTTCAGCAACTCAATTAGTGTTGAGAGCGGCAGAGATTTGTTCTTTAcaccttcaatttcttcaacttcttcttcttctccttcctcTTTGCGTCGGCCGAATCGCGATTCAATTGCATCTCCGACACTCCTGCGCAGGAAGTTCCTGAAGCCTCCAgattccttctcctcctcctcctcctcctcttcgcCACTATTCCTATGGCTCTCTCCGATCTGCTCCTTAGCCTCATCAATCAGCCCTCCGCTGTGACACGAATCCGACACGATCGTGATCTGGCACCCGCCGGGCACTTTGTCAACCAAATCTCTGAAATCATCATCTGCTCACACAATCAAAATCAAACACTTCTCGAATCAGATCACAAACTCAACTACAGAAAAACTCCACCAACACATCATGTTTCGCACCAGATTCATATGGATCTATCTTCAGCCAAAAAAGGTCAATCAAAACAACAACacaaagtagagagagagagtggtgaACTGACCGGTTATAAGGTTCATGTCAGTGGGGACAATGCACTCGTCGTAGCCGGTGTCGTCTTCCTCGCCAGTCTCGGCGGGAAGGCGGGTGCCGTGGCCGCTGTAGTGGACGAAGAGGAAGTCGCCGGGGCTAGCGGAATCGACGAGATCAGAGAGGGCAGCGCGTATGTTGTGGCCGGTGGGCTGCTGGTACGAATTGTCGGTATCGATGAGGACGGTGATGTCATCTTCGGAGAAGCCGTAACGGTCGACGAGGCAAGAGTACATCCGCCGCACATCGTTGATGCATCCTTTCAGCTCCGCCTTGGTTCCGGGGTAGTTGCAGCCGATCAGAACAGCCTTCTTCGCCATGGTTATGAATTGATGAGAAGAGAGTTGAAAAATGGTTGATTGGAAGATCAATATCGTGAGAGTGAGTATATACTCCTCTTTTAAGCAAGGTCAAAAGGGGAAAGTCTTTTCCAAATGTAGCTGATTGGAGAGAGATAATTTTGCACTGTCGGCATGCGTAGGCcgtttcatttcattttcattttcattttcattttcattttcatttattgttTTTGGTCGACTTTTCTACGAGGCGTTATTACATAATactatttccaaaaaaaaatatattacgcCTACTATATAAAATTTATCACTACTACATAATACTATTTGGAAAATTGCatttaaaaattatagtactatataaaatttgtgatttaattTAAAGCTTAGGATTTAGTTAGGGTTCAGAGAATTAAAAATGCTGCtgattttaaatttaaaggttAAATTTAATGGTTTGATATGGTAAAGGGCGTCGGAAGACTTGAAACCTTAGGCAATTTAAACATCATCTACTTTTCAAAATCTCTTAAATATATGATTCACCCACATTTTTCAGTGTTTTAAAGTTAGATTTAAGTTGGTTTCAGACTAGTAAGCAATCAGTTGTTTTCGAATTCATCAAATTTTGTATTCCAGACCGAGTGAGATTGTTCCTATAAGACAAATGAGACTGAGATTGTCACCCTGACCGAGTGACTTAGTCCAACAAAGTCAATCTCCCAAATTATTTTTCGGCCTCATCCATGTGTTCAAGTTCATTATCCGGAAGTTGGTATATCCTCTAATTATTTCTCCTTCTATGTCGTGCACCTTGTCATCTCCTGTCTGTCTCGCCTGTAAATCGTGAGGACCCTTCTCCGTCATGTGATTCAAAGTATGTATTTCTTGGGACGAAATATTCCTTGAACATGACAGGAGATGACAAGGTGGACGTCGAATTTCTTTATAAAAGAACTTTGGGCTGAGGTTTCCTTTTATCGTATCTTTCTATTACGCGGCTTCCTTGGACACGGTAAAAACTGTATTGGAACTTGAAATAGTGAACAGGAAACCAAGGGGACAAACCTTGGCTCTCATACTAACTAATGGGAGCTTTGTTCGGAACGATGGCTCACGCCCAAGACACAACTTACAACATAGTAACGATCTCAATAAACTAGATGCAAAATCTATATGAAAATTGAATAAGTTAAGTCCAAATCATATACACAACTCGCATGATAGTTcctaaattaatactccctccgtcccatattaAGTAAAACTTTGagacgacacgagttttaatgcacaattggtaaattaagagagagagaggcgaaaagaaaaagtaactgaagtattgttagtagaatatgaagctcaactcattagagagaaatggGTTATCAAATATAgaagtgtgttatttttatgGGTGAATGGAGTATAACTTACTTCTACAAGGCACTGACTAAAAGATCTCATGTAACATGAGTGTACCGATCAGTCTACAATGTAGACAAAAGACTATTTGTTCCATTATTTATTGTTttctatgaatttaattaacaaataataataaatgataaaacatgtgataaataaatttattctcATAAATGCTTAGAAATTAGATTAACATGTTTTTTCAATATATTCGCATCTTAACAACTTATGTTTAGGATAAAATGTGGACGTTACTCTTTATAGATATTTACTTTTCTAAAGTCCATACGATTTTTCCTTACAAAATACGGGTTTTGTAAAAGTTATTAGCTTCTAAAAtggtgaattttaattaaattttcatttaacAGAACTTAAAAATCCATTAAAGATCActaaattttcaattatatcTAATTTTGGTAAAGAGTTGTATTTGTCTTTGACATGGTTTCTTGCAAATCCAAGATAACCAAATCGATCGACGAATAAAACAACATTGTTTAGAAATAAAAGCCTATAAATTAACGACATAATCTGCCAGAGTTTCCATTGGTTGGTTTGCCAACAGCCCATAATATCCTTCACTCCTTCATTGTAGGCTTGATTTACTTGAAGACTACCATCATCCGTCAACTATTTAGTGTTTGCTAACGGATTACTGGGAAATTACAAATACATATTTTTGTCGATAAATTCCGttttttatagtgtataaaGCATACATTACCTTTGCTCTGAGCATGACTGATTGTGCGGAGAAGTGAATCATTCtttcattatatttttctaTTCTACCATATACTAAATTCTAAATGTGAAATCGTGAATATGTCATTATTCTACCATTTAATTCTATCTTTGTGCAAAATcacatataatttaatttattgtacgaAATTAGACATTTTTGTAAGTTTGACgtgtaaaattaaatttttgggAAGGTTTAGCAATTTTCAAAATAATGATCAGATGAAGCTGTCTTCTAATTTTCTGAGggttattataaaataattaatgtttATGTTTGTGGTTCCGACTACTTTTAACAGCTTTtacaataaatattaaataaataaaatccagaATAATTTGAAGTTGAATGGGCCCTCTTAAACAGTTTATATCTATAACTATCGAATGGCTCCCAATAAAATCATATACACTACCAAATGGGTCTGATTAAACACTGAAAAACCCACAAATACGATATTAACCCACTTTACCTTATTACACAAGTTAGTTTTTTAACTTAGCGTTGGTGTGCTAAATCTTTTTTTAAACCATTTATGAATAACATTTTAACGCAAAAATTTGTGAGAGACCTGACAAATCGAACTCGAGGGATAGTTATCTCTTAATCCATACACATCCAATACCATATGTTTGTTATTTTCTTGGTATATATATGGAGTAGTTATTTGGAATTGAAATCTTGACCGCGGTTTAGAATTTCATGCCCTATAGAAATGTCACACATAAAAATTTCCTTAGTGCaaaatattcaataattatATCTGCTCGTTGAAAATCTCAAATCCTGAAGTAATTAGTTTGAAGTTGGAACAAAAATTGATATATTACTTTTAGGgtaaattgcaaaaaaaaattcacaaagtTTAGTCAAATTATATCATTTTCGCAGCTAAAAAAATAGCTAATCATATTATAACTATTAACACCCCCCACCAATCGCCTACTCGGTGGTGTCACAATTCCAGTACCAAAGTatgacaaattaaaatttt
Proteins encoded in this window:
- the LOC121741833 gene encoding metacaspase-4-like; translation: MAKKAVLIGCNYPGTKAELKGCINDVRRMYSCLVDRYGFSEDDITVLIDTDNSYQQPTGHNIRAALSDLVDSASPGDFLFVHYSGHGTRLPAETGEEDDTGYDECIVPTDMNLITDDDFRDLVDKVPGGCQITIVSDSCHSGGLIDEAKEQIGESHRNSGEEEEEEEEKESGGFRNFLRRSVGDAIESRFGRRKEEGEEEEVEEIEGVKNKSLPLSTLIELLKQKTGKEDIDVGKLRPTLFDVFGEDASPKVKKFMNFIFGKIKGGNDGGEAGGFLGMVGGLAQQFLQQKLQDNDESYAEPALATHVGSKKEAYAGTTQKGLPDMGILISGCQSDQTSADATPAGDASKAYGALSNAIQTILAESDGSVSNQELVTKARRLLQKQGYTQRPGLYCSDQHVDAPFIC